The nucleotide sequence GGCCACTTCAAAAGCCAGCTTGCGCGGCACGACAACTACCCCGTCGCCATCGGCTACGACTACATCTCCCGGATAAATCGCCACGCCGCCGATTGCAATCGGAGTATCCTTCTCATAGTAGCGAATGCGCGCCTGGTCCATCCCTTGGGAAATGAATTTCGACCACACCGGAATGCCCTGCATGATCACCTCGTCTGTGTCGCGAATACCGCCGCCGTTGGTCAAGTATCCTCTTGCACCCTTGAGCTTGAAGTCCAGCGTATTGTTCGAGCCGAGCAAGCCCACATCGACACCAGCCACGTCCAGGCAGATAAAATCGCCTTCTTCAATGTCCTGGCCCCATGGATCGTTGCACACTTCCTTGTAGTACCATTTGACCCATTCTGTATACTCGTCTCCCGTCACTCTTGGCACAGGCCCCTCATAAGGCAAGTAGCGGGCTGTTCGGGCAATCCCTACCGCTCTGGTACGGAACAGCGGACGGATTTCGTGATGAACAGAGCCATATCCATGCATGCCCACCCAGTCCATTCCGTCACGCACGTCAGTTACGCGAAGATCCTTGTACAATTCCAGCAACTGTTGTCTTTCTTCCGTTGACATTCGATCCTCTCCTTTTGTTGTCCTGTGTGTTCCAGTCACCACATTGTGAAGAAGCAGCTTCCCGAACCTGCCCTGCAAGAAAAGCCCGATCACCTCCTCCACGCATTCCCGTTCAGAGGAGCAGCAGCCGTACAACTCGCCCACCCGTTTGGAGGCGTTTACATTTTGCGCCCGGCATTGGACGAGCAGCATCCAGGCATGCATCTTGATCGACAATTCATCAGGCAGCGTGTCATGGAAACCGATACACCCGATTCCCCGAAAAAAACGGTTCATCACCCGCGCGCCGCTCCTTGCACATCATATCTGAAGCATAGCGATGA is from Xylanibacillus composti and encodes:
- a CDS encoding RraA family protein, whose amino-acid sequence is MNRFFRGIGCIGFHDTLPDELSIKMHAWMLLVQCRAQNVNASKRVGELYGCCSSERECVEEVIGLFLQGRFGKLLLHNVVTGTHRTTKGEDRMSTEERQQLLELYKDLRVTDVRDGMDWVGMHGYGSVHHEIRPLFRTRAVGIARTARYLPYEGPVPRVTGDEYTEWVKWYYKEVCNDPWGQDIEEGDFICLDVAGVDVGLLGSNNTLDFKLKGARGYLTNGGGIRDTDEVIMQGIPVWSKFISQGMDQARIRYYEKDTPIAIGGVAIYPGDVVVADGDGVVVVPRKLAFEVARYAHQELRGDKEGRKKLYEKLGWELDDTVK